The Tautonia plasticadhaerens nucleotide sequence TGGTACTCGAGGGCGGCAGTCGAAATAATCACAGTCCCCTTCGCATCCTCGTCACTCCTCCCCGACCCCCGACATCCGACAACCTCGCCCCGCTTCGCGCAAGTGATTTTTCCGAAGCGAGTTGTGGAAAATTCCCATGTCGGGTGGCCTTTCCTTGCTACCCGACAACCTCCCTGTTCAAGCAGGGATCGAGGGGCCTGCCACGAGGTCGCCCGCCCCTTCCCCTGCAAGGGTGTCGGGTTGTCGGATTGCCCGGCCCGACACCTTCAGGATGCGCAAGTCATTGCCCCATAACAATCTGCGCCCGCCAGTCCCGGGGTTGTCGGGTGTCGGGTGGCCAGAGCTGAGTCAGGTGCGCAGCCCGAGCCTGATCGGCCCGGCAAGCATTGCAGGTCGGGGCGGGTTTCGCGGCCTTCGGGAGCCGAAGGCCGTCCAGTCGGGCGATATCCGATCGGATAGATGACAACCAGGCAAGTTGTCCGTCCGGGTTTGTTGATCGTCAGGGAGCGTGGCGTCAGGAGCAGGCGTCAGGCCCTGCTTCACGCCGCAGTGCTCCCTGCTGTCTGCCGGCCTCGTCTCCTCGAACCGATGTCTTCCACCTGCACACCGTGATGGATCCGGCGTCGCTCCCGGGCTGCCACAATGTCTCAAATCATCGCATAAGCGAGTCACAACTCGATGCCGCGGCCCGTCGTCGCGGCCCGTCGCCCCAGGCCCCGATCCCCCGCCACGGCGTGCGGGGTCGGGGCCCTTCGCATTCCCGGCGAGGCCCGGGCGACGGCCGGACCCTCCCGCCCGAGGGCGGGGGACGACCGTCCTGCATCGAGGTTGCTCACCGTGACCGACTCCGCACCGATTGATGATCCCGTCATCGTGGCCTTCTCCGGCTTCGACGCCCTGACCGAGGTGCTCACCTGGGGCGGCTGGAAGCCCATCGCCGCGGTCGTCCCCGACGACTTGGTCTGCTCGCTCGTCGACGGCCGCGTCGTCTACCAGCGGCCCCTGGCCCTGCATCGCCGGCCCTACCGCGGCCGCCTGTACCGCATCCGCGCCCAGCAGCTCGACCTGCTCGTCGCCCCGGGCCACCCGCTCTACGTCCGCACCCGCTACCACGAAAGCCACTCACTGCTCCCTGCCCGCGCCGCCTTCGGTCGCCGCGTCCGCTACCAGAAGGCCGGCCGCTGGGTGGGCCGTTCGGACGACGCCGTCGTCCTGCCGCCACTTCGTGTCGTCGCCGGCCAGCACGGTCATGGTCAGCGGACGATCCCCGAGCTCCGCCTCCCGATCCGCCTCTACATGATGCTCCTGGGTGCGTTCATCTCCGAGGGCAACACCTTCGGCGGGCACAACGGCTACGGCATCGACATCCACCAGGTCAAGCCCCACGGTAAGGCCCGGTTCGAGCGGGACCTGCGGCCGGCTCTCCTCGCGGCCGGCTTCAACTGCTCCTCCGGCTCGACCAACCGCTACCACATCCATTCCAAGCAGCTCTACGTCCACCTCCGCCCGCTGGGGGTGGCCTCCGAGAAGCACATCCCGCCGGAGATCTTCGCCCACTCCCGCGAGCAGCTCGCCGTGCTCTTCGACTGGCTGATGTGGGGCGACGGGCACTCCGAGGGCGGCCGCCCGATCAACTACACCTCCACCTCGGCCCGGCTGGTGGACGACGTCCAGCGGCTCTGCCTGCACATCGGCATCGCCGCCAACGCGGTGGTCCACCAGCCGGCCGGGCTGCGGTACGCCAGGGGCGGGCTCTTCGACTGCCGGGAGTGCTACCAGGCGCGGATCGTCAGCACCAAGACCGAGCCGGAGGCGAACCACGGGCACGTCAAGGAGCAGTCGGCGCAGGAGGAGCGCTGGGAGGACGACTATGACGGCGAGCTACTCGGGCTGACGGTGCCCGGTCACGTGATCTATGTCCGGCGGGACGGCAAGCCGGTGTGGTGCGGGGACGGCGGCTGGCCCACCGACGCGGGAGGCGTGCCCCCGCGAGCGTGAGCATCCCGCCGGAAGAGGAGACGCCGGTATCCCCGGTCCGGGTCGGTGGGGAGTCCGACCGGCGATCATGGCCGGTCGGGCCCCACATCCGGCCCTCAACCCGGTGACATCGGCGTCGGAAGCGTGGCGTTCCGGCAACTTTGAGGGATGACGCCTGGCTCTCGAGTGGACCCATGTATAGATTCGGCCTGGCGTCGTTCCAGTCGGGCCTCGATCGCCGCGGGAGTTCGGAATCGGTCGTCCGAACCCGGGACCCCGCCGGGCCCGCTCTCCTTGCTGCTGGAGGGCCACGACCATGTCACCGTCGGACTTCGACTACCTCCGCTTCGAGCTCTCGTTCATCGACCCCGTGACCGGGGTGCCGCGGCGAGCGACGCTCGCCCTGGCGACGTCCGAGGCCTGGACGCTGGCCGGAGAGGCCCTGGACCCCGACTTCGCCGTCCAGGACCTGGCGCCGTTCGCCCGGGTGGTCGTGGCCCTCCGCGTCGAGGGCCTCGTGCCGGACCCCGGCGATGGGCCGGCGAGCATCCGGATGTAGTTGACCGCCTCATTCGCTCGTGCACCCAGAGCAGCGCGGGCAGGTTGGACGCGGCCTCGGCCGATTGGGTTTCGACGCCACGACCGTCGACACGGGGGCACGACTGACGCGGCCGCCTGCAGTTTCACGTCCTTGCCGAATTCGTCTCAAATCTCGACCTCGGAATCGATGCCGGGACCATCTTGTCATTTTTAAGGCAGCACTTCTTGTAAATGATTGCCTTCCCCGGCAGATCATCCACGCCGGGGTCCTCCAGCTCAGAACGGCGGCTTGAAAGTGGTTCTCCCGGAATGCCATCCAGTTAAGCCCTATCTCTCGCTATCGCCGGACCTTATCGGTAGTTGCTCGCCCCCTCCGCGCCGGTCGAGAATGGCACCCGTGTCGCTACGGCTCGCACGGAGGGACCGCCCATGTCCATGCCACTCGCCGAGGCCCTGCGCCTCGTCCGCGACGATCTCGCGACGACTCTGGAGCCCGAGTCCTTGCGTCAACTCTGCCGGGACTGTGGCCACCGCTGGCGGGAACGCCTCCTCGGCCCCGTGACGACGATCCACCTGTTCGTCCTCCAGATCCTGCACGGCAACACCGCCTGCGCCCACTTGCCTCACCTCGCGGGCATGGCCTTCACCGACTCGGCCTACTGCCAGGCCAGGGCCCGGCTCCCCCTGGCCGTCCTCCGGGCGCTGCTCCGGCGCCTCGTCGAGGCGTGTCGGCCCCTGACCGACTCGGTCGGGCTCTGGCATGGCCACCGCACCTGGCTGGTCGATGGCTCCGGCGTCAGCATGCCCGACACCCCGGAGCTGCAGCGGGCCTTCGGCCAGCCGACCAATCAGGCCGCCGGCTGCGGCTTCCCGGTCGCCCGCATCCTGGCCCTCTTCCACGCCGGGACCGGGCTCCTCCAGCGTGTCCTGACCGCACCGCTCTGCTCGCACGAGATGTCACGCGTCGCCCGGCTGCACCCGGAGCTCCAGCCGGGCGACGTCCTGGTCGGCGACCGGGCGTTCGGGACCTTCGCCCACTTGGCCCTGCTCGCCCGCCGGGGGTTGCACGGCGTCTTCCGGATGAGCGGGCGGCGGGTCGTCGACTTCACGCCGGACCGGCCCCCGCCGCCGCGCTGGAATACGCCGAAGCTGACGGGCCGATCGCGATCGCGATGGCTGCGATCGCTCGGGCCGACCGACCAGGTGGTCGAGTGGTACAAGCCCTATGCACCGCCGACCTGGATGACGGCCGAGGAGTACGCCGCGTTGCCCGTCACGCTCACGGTCCGGGAGACCCGCTATCGGGTCGAGCGGAGCGGGTTCCGGGTGCGGGAGATCACGCTGGTCTCCACCCTGCTCGCCGCCGAGGCGTACCCGGCGGAGGAGCTGGCCGGTCTGTATCTCCGGCGATGGCGAGTGGAGACCGATCTGGCACACTTGAAAACGACGCTCGGCATGGATGTATTGCGGTGCGAGACGGAGTCGGGCGTCCTCAAGGAGCTGGCGGTCTTCGCCATCGTGTACAACCTGGTGCGGCTGGTGATGCTCGAGGCCAGTCGGCGGCAGGGCGTCCCGGTCGAACGGATCAGCTTCGTGGATGCGCTGCGCTGGCTGTCCTGTGCACCGCCCGGCACGCCGCGGCCGGTTCTGATCGTGAACCCGTACCGCCCGGGCCGGGTCGAGCCGCGGTGCAAGAAGCGGCGGGCGAAGAAGCATCCTTACATGATCCAGCCCAGGAGCGTCCTGCGCCAACGCCTTCTCGACCAACGAGTTCCGGCTTAACTGGATGGCATTCCGGGAGAACCACTTTCAAGCCGCCGTTCTGAGAAGAAGGAAGCAACAGAAAGACCTCCGACCAGACCCCTCCCTGGTTGTCGGGTGTCGGGATTCGCAGCCCGACAACTATGCGAATCGCAAACTTCTATCTGCGAATGGTTTGTGCGGAAGGAGCACTGGTTGTCGGGTGTCGGGTGACCGTAGAAGACTCCCGAATCCGCCACGGACGGTAGTCGGGACGTGGCGGCCGCCGCACATCGAGCAAGGCGATCTGTTCGCGACGTCATTCTCCCTCGAGAGAGGCCCTTCCCGGCCCGCCTGCCTCCATTCCTCCCCACGCCCCGCAACCGATCGATTCATCGGAAGGACTGATCAGGATGGTGGCATGACCAAAGTCACTTCTGACAAAGTGCAGCCAGATACCCAAGTGGATGGTCGAAGCGATTATTGCTCGGTCGCAGAACTTCGGTTGCCGGCCGTACCTCAATCGGTTCGCCTGATGCTTGCTTTCGGGGGGACCCAATCAGGGTGGAGCCAAGCCTTGCGGATGGCCGCTGCTGGGGCGTCGCTACGCCGCCTCAGCGTTCAGCCGTTCGACACCTCTCAGCGTCCTGAGAGGTAATCGCGCACAACGCGCAGCATGCTCGCGCTCCCCTTACCGAGCGGGCGGAGGAGCGGCATGTGGGGGGGACGATTCTTCGAGATGAAATCGGTGGCGGCGTGGGTCGCGCTTGCGACTGCCATGATGAAGAGATCGGACTGCCGCGCGAGCTGACGGAGCCGGCTACCGCCCCCCGTCTCGTGACAGAGCGAGACCCGGACGCCTGGGGCTCGGGACTCGAGGATCTGCTTTACCTGCCGCGCCGCGACCTCGTTGAGGGTGTAGATGGCGACGGACGTATCGGCGAGGCCTGCCAAGAGATTGGCCGATGCGTGAGGTTGCTCGGAGATGAGCGGGAACGCTCGGTCGATGAGCGCGTCTTCGCCGAGGTCCCGGCCGAGGGCCGTCAGCAGATCGCGTTGCTCGGGCCCGACCTTGCGGAGAAACCCCTGGCATCGGCCGGCTATCGACCGGAACAATTCGGCCAGGGGCTCCGGCGCGGGGCGGGGGAATGCGGTAAGGAGTTCAAGCGCATCGAGGACCCAATCGAGAGTCGCTGGTGAGGCGTACGCGTCCCAGAGTCGATCAACGTATTCGACGAGCCCCCGATACGACCCCGCGTCGCCCGTCCCGAGGCCGAGGAGGGCCTCGAGCAGGTCGTTGAAGACGATCAGGTCCGTCAGCCCGCCTTCGGTGCTGACGTAGAGTAGCTCCGTGAGCCAGGCGTAGATTTCTCGGAAGGCGGGATTCGGCCACTGAGGATCGCGCCGGAAGAATTCCAGAAGGTGTGGCAGGCAGTCGCAGAGCACCCGCTCGGCCGCCTGGGAACGGTTGCGCTGGAGGGCGCCCGAGAGCTGGCCGATCGCTCCGGGGCGGGCACATAGACCCGACAAGGACCACTCGAACGCGCCCTGCCGCGCGAACTCTCTCGCGCCCCGTCCCCCGTCGTGCCGATCGAGATACGCGAGCCAGGAGGTCCAATCAGAAGGGACCGGGACAGCATCCCCCGCATCGCCTTCTTCATCCGGAGTGGGCTGGAGCCGGTCCCAGAGGTGCTGATTCAACCGGCCGCGGAGGAACACCGCCCGCGCGTCGCCCGGGAGAGACTGGACCGCCTCGACCGCAGCGGATTTCGCCTCGAGCGTGCCGAGCTCGACCGCACACTCGCAGAGGAGCCGGGCGCGCGCCGGAGACGGCGGTGCGGGACGCATGATCGAGAAGGCTCGGTCGTAATCCGCTTCGGAGGCAGCCCTCCTTGCGAGCTCATATGGCTCGCCGGCATCGACATCCGGGGTCCCCGGCGCGAGGCCTGCGAGGGCCTCGAGGAACGACCGGTCCGCCTCGGTGAGGCCTTCGGTGGCCCGGAGATCGTCCCGAACGCGAAGGAGCGGCGGGTCGCTCGCGACGGCCCTCAGCATGAAGGTCTTGACCGCCTCGGCGGACTTGAGGCCGGCTCGCGTCGCGTAGAGCGGGCCGTAGCGTGGGAGCACCTCCTCGCGGAAGACATGGACCGCCCTCTCCGGACCCCCGAGGCTCTCCACGTGCGAAAGGTGGACCTGGTAGGCCGCCCGGATGAGCGCCTCCGTGACCGCGAGGGGACGCCGCATGCGGAGGAGATCCCGGAGCGTTGGCAGTGCGAGCAGTTCATCCCAGCGCCCGAACGAGGCGAGTGCCTGCACCTTGAGGAAGAGGAGGTTCAGGCCGTCGAGGTGGTGCTCGTCCCGCAACTGCACGAGCCGCGCGTCCGCCTCCTGCTCGTCCAACGCCTGGAGCGCCATGAAGTAGTTGCGGAGAACGCGCCCGACGGGTTCCGGCGCCGTTCGCTCGCGGGTCCCTCGGCGATCGAGCACCGTCCTCATCCGCTCGAGGGCCATCCAGACAGCAGGCGCGGCACCGGCCGAGTCGTCTCCCCGAAACCGGTAGCAGAGCCCACCGGTGAGGGACTGCACTGCGGAGTCGACGCTGTCACCGGGTATGGGCGAGGCACGCTGCCCGCGGAAGGTCGTGTAGGTCGGTCCGACGAAGGCGGTGAGCGCCTCTCCGATGGCGCGGAACTGTCGCTCGTCGAAGGCGAGGCCGTACCAATCGACCATCCTGCCCTCACGCCAGCAGGGCAGGACCGACGGGAGCGGGTCTCCCTGCCGGATCCGTTCGACCCATGGCCGGATACGTAGATCGCGGTCGATGGTCAGCCGATTCGGCTCCGAGAAGAAACGGTCCAGGAACGCGTCGATCTCTGGCAAGGATGGGCTGCTCATCTCCCCTCACCTCCCCACCGATGGGAATGGAGGACGCGGTTTTCGGCAACGAACGCGGGGTCGGTCGAGTATTGCACGGCCTCCTCGTTGAGCGAGATCCCGCTGAAGGTGAAGTTCATCGAGCCGCTCAGGTAGAAGCCGTCGCCGAGGATCCCCTTCTCGTGGAGCTCCTCGGAGACGTGCAGGTGGAGCGGAAGATCCTCCGCTTCGGCATGCCTCCTGAGCCGGTCGAGGAAGGCGTCGTTGTGAGGCACCGGCCGGGTCGCTACGTGCACGGTGCTCCCGAGTTCGATCAGGCGGCCGAGCACCTGGCTCAGCCTCACCTGGCTGCGTGCCCAGCGGGGTTCGAAGCAGAGAAAACCGTTCGCGCGGTTGTCGATGACCGGGATGTCCGAGATCCAGGGGGAGACCAGCCACAGGCAACGGCTCGGGCAGAGGAACTCCGCGACGAACACGAGCTGGAGGAGATCCGAGATCTGCTTGGCGCTGGCGCGCGAATGGATAGCCCGATGCTTTGCGGTCACGGGAGCACCTCCCGGAGGTCGAGCGTGATGGAGATCGTCTCTTGCTCTTCACTCGCCTCGGCGACGTGCGGGAAAAGGTGGAGGAAGCCGACCTCGACGGGCTCGACGCCCAGGGCGAGGAGGGCCTCTTTGAGCTCGCGCCGCCCCTCGATGGGCGCGGAGAGCCGGACGGCCCCCCGGCCCGCGAGCGTACGCTGAACCTCGGCGGCCCAATCGGGTCCGAGCGACACGGTCGCTTCGCCGACGCGGATCAGGTCCAGGAGGATCTCGCGGTCGGGCGGCGGCGATGAGGCGTAGGGGTTGAAGAAGGAGAGCCCTTCGGAACGGACCTGGAATCCCCTCGGCCAGAGGAGGCCGTAGATGACCTGGTAACGCCAGAAGGGGTCGTGGTGTGGGAAGGGACCGATCGCTGCGAATTGGCCCTGGAGCTCGGCGCTCTCCGCCGCGACGAAGGCGAAGACCCGCGGGTCGATCTCGATCCCCAGCCGCATCTCCTCCTCTCGCCACCGGACGACGAGGTCGCGGAGCAGGGAGTCGGTCGCCGGAGAGCTCCCGGGCCGCAAGACGCGGGCGTGGAGGGCGCTCACCAGGGCGTGATTGACCGTGAAGCCGCGGGCGGCGAGGTCCCTCCGGAGGTTCGCCGACGCCCCCTGCAGTGCGGCATGACCCTCGGCCGATCGCATATCGGCGAAGGCTTCTGCGAGCCCGGGGTCGGTCGTGATACGCTCCGCGACCCGCGAGAGCTCGCGATCGACGCTCTCGAAATCGGTCGGGGCGAGTGCGCTCTCGACCAGGCGGAAGAAATGGCGCGGGTCGGCGGTGTAGGCCCTGAGCACCTCCTCGACCACGCCGCCGCCGCCGATCGTCGACTCGGTGACCCAGATCTCCTCGAGCCCCTCAGGTGCAGCCGGCGCCTCGGGAGGGCGTGGGCCCGCGCCGAGGTCGAGGACGAGATCGGCCGACTCCAACTGCGGGCAGGAGAGCTGACAGGCCTCCAGGAGAGCACCGCCGAGGGTCGCCTTGAATCGCTCGGCCGCCCACGC carries:
- a CDS encoding Hint domain-containing protein, whose product is MTDSAPIDDPVIVAFSGFDALTEVLTWGGWKPIAAVVPDDLVCSLVDGRVVYQRPLALHRRPYRGRLYRIRAQQLDLLVAPGHPLYVRTRYHESHSLLPARAAFGRRVRYQKAGRWVGRSDDAVVLPPLRVVAGQHGHGQRTIPELRLPIRLYMMLLGAFISEGNTFGGHNGYGIDIHQVKPHGKARFERDLRPALLAAGFNCSSGSTNRYHIHSKQLYVHLRPLGVASEKHIPPEIFAHSREQLAVLFDWLMWGDGHSEGGRPINYTSTSARLVDDVQRLCLHIGIAANAVVHQPAGLRYARGGLFDCRECYQARIVSTKTEPEANHGHVKEQSAQEERWEDDYDGELLGLTVPGHVIYVRRDGKPVWCGDGGWPTDAGGVPPRA
- a CDS encoding IS4 family transposase; protein product: MSMPLAEALRLVRDDLATTLEPESLRQLCRDCGHRWRERLLGPVTTIHLFVLQILHGNTACAHLPHLAGMAFTDSAYCQARARLPLAVLRALLRRLVEACRPLTDSVGLWHGHRTWLVDGSGVSMPDTPELQRAFGQPTNQAAGCGFPVARILALFHAGTGLLQRVLTAPLCSHEMSRVARLHPELQPGDVLVGDRAFGTFAHLALLARRGLHGVFRMSGRRVVDFTPDRPPPPRWNTPKLTGRSRSRWLRSLGPTDQVVEWYKPYAPPTWMTAEEYAALPVTLTVRETRYRVERSGFRVREITLVSTLLAAEAYPAEELAGLYLRRWRVETDLAHLKTTLGMDVLRCETESGVLKELAVFAIVYNLVRLVMLEASRRQGVPVERISFVDALRWLSCAPPGTPRPVLIVNPYRPGRVEPRCKKRRAKKHPYMIQPRSVLRQRLLDQRVPA
- the dpdD gene encoding protein DpdD, translated to MSSPSLPEIDAFLDRFFSEPNRLTIDRDLRIRPWVERIRQGDPLPSVLPCWREGRMVDWYGLAFDERQFRAIGEALTAFVGPTYTTFRGQRASPIPGDSVDSAVQSLTGGLCYRFRGDDSAGAAPAVWMALERMRTVLDRRGTRERTAPEPVGRVLRNYFMALQALDEQEADARLVQLRDEHHLDGLNLLFLKVQALASFGRWDELLALPTLRDLLRMRRPLAVTEALIRAAYQVHLSHVESLGGPERAVHVFREEVLPRYGPLYATRAGLKSAEAVKTFMLRAVASDPPLLRVRDDLRATEGLTEADRSFLEALAGLAPGTPDVDAGEPYELARRAASEADYDRAFSIMRPAPPSPARARLLCECAVELGTLEAKSAAVEAVQSLPGDARAVFLRGRLNQHLWDRLQPTPDEEGDAGDAVPVPSDWTSWLAYLDRHDGGRGAREFARQGAFEWSLSGLCARPGAIGQLSGALQRNRSQAAERVLCDCLPHLLEFFRRDPQWPNPAFREIYAWLTELLYVSTEGGLTDLIVFNDLLEALLGLGTGDAGSYRGLVEYVDRLWDAYASPATLDWVLDALELLTAFPRPAPEPLAELFRSIAGRCQGFLRKVGPEQRDLLTALGRDLGEDALIDRAFPLISEQPHASANLLAGLADTSVAIYTLNEVAARQVKQILESRAPGVRVSLCHETGGGSRLRQLARQSDLFIMAVASATHAATDFISKNRPPHMPLLRPLGKGSASMLRVVRDYLSGR
- the dpdK gene encoding phospholipase D-like domain-containing protein DpdK; this encodes MTAKHRAIHSRASAKQISDLLQLVFVAEFLCPSRCLWLVSPWISDIPVIDNRANGFLCFEPRWARSQVRLSQVLGRLIELGSTVHVATRPVPHNDAFLDRLRRHAEAEDLPLHLHVSEELHEKGILGDGFYLSGSMNFTFSGISLNEEAVQYSTDPAFVAENRVLHSHRWGGEGR